One stretch of Pseudoramibacter sp. DNA includes these proteins:
- the rlmN gene encoding 23S rRNA (adenine(2503)-C(2))-methyltransferase RlmN yields the protein MENIFGYNLAQCQQLMQRLGEPKFRGGQLFQWLYEKGAPSFEACSNLPAKLRQKLAETAVIDHGELIRRQRDPEDGTEKLLIRFADGECIETVLMRYHYGLSLCVSSQVGCAMGCAFCASTRGGVIRNLKAGEIASQIYWAQALSGERVSRIVVMGIGEPLANGEELLRFIDLANHGYGIGQRRITVSTCGLVPQMKALAKRHLEINLAVSLHAPTQDIRERIMPVARRYPLPELLEACRYYFEETGRRITFEYALMAGVNDRPEDAETLISLFRHQNVHINLIRLNPISDGAFSGSEQVEAFAGRLQKGGINCTVRRRMGKNIDAACGQLRHKTQQEKKVKK from the coding sequence ATGGAAAATATTTTTGGCTACAATTTAGCACAGTGCCAGCAGCTGATGCAGCGTCTCGGCGAACCCAAATTCAGAGGGGGCCAGCTGTTTCAGTGGCTTTACGAAAAAGGTGCCCCGTCTTTTGAAGCCTGCAGCAATTTGCCCGCCAAGCTGCGGCAGAAACTGGCCGAGACCGCCGTCATCGACCACGGCGAGCTGATCCGGCGCCAGCGGGACCCGGAAGACGGCACGGAGAAGCTTTTGATCCGCTTTGCAGACGGCGAATGCATCGAGACGGTGCTCATGCGCTATCATTACGGTCTGTCCCTGTGCGTTTCGAGCCAGGTGGGCTGCGCCATGGGCTGCGCCTTCTGCGCGTCGACCCGGGGCGGGGTCATCCGCAACCTGAAGGCGGGGGAAATCGCCAGCCAGATTTACTGGGCCCAGGCCCTTTCCGGCGAACGGGTCAGCCGAATCGTCGTCATGGGCATTGGAGAACCCCTGGCCAACGGTGAGGAACTGCTGAGGTTTATCGATTTAGCCAATCACGGCTATGGGATCGGGCAGCGGCGCATCACAGTTTCAACCTGCGGGCTGGTGCCCCAGATGAAAGCTTTGGCCAAACGCCACCTTGAAATCAATTTAGCCGTTTCGCTCCACGCGCCGACCCAGGATATCCGGGAACGCATCATGCCGGTGGCCAGGCGGTACCCGCTCCCAGAACTGTTAGAGGCCTGCCGGTATTACTTTGAAGAGACAGGCCGCCGCATCACATTTGAATACGCTTTGATGGCCGGCGTCAACGACCGGCCGGAGGATGCCGAAACCCTGATCTCATTGTTCCGGCACCAAAACGTGCATATCAATCTGATCCGCCTCAACCCCATTTCAGACGGGGCCTTTTCAGGCAGCGAACAGGTCGAGGCCTTTGCAGGCCGCCTGCAGAAGGGCGGCATCAACTGCACGGTCAGAAGGCGGATGGGAAAAAATATCGATGCAGCTTGCGGCCAGCTGCGCCATAAAACTCAGCAGGAAAAAAAGGTGAAAAAATGA